The genomic segment TCcacaaaaagtgttgttttgaCAGGATGCGCCTGTTGACTTGCATGTCGGCCTTATTACACCGCCAATTAAGTTAAGAATAGACATGAAAGTTGTACTAGAGACGTCAGCAGTCTGAAGCAATGAAAGGTTTATTTGTGTGAGCTTGTCTGACTTTGGCAAAAATAGAAACGGATTGTGACCAACGCTATTAAGTTAATTAACCTAGAATGTGGAGTTTGCCACAGATGAGAAAAACTTTCTCACACATGTTCCCCGCTCTGAAGATTGTACAGTTTTTATCTTGCTTTTCCCCCCCACGTACCCTGTTAACATCTGTTTAATGTGCAAATTACAGCAAACTAATACTCGCTTTTGCATGTTTGTCTTGTGTTAATGGATACAGTTTGAGCATATTCcagtctttttgtttgtttttatgatcCTCAGTGTGACTCACTGATGCTTAACGTGTGCATTTATGACAACGTGAATGTACTTTTCTGTggcaaaaaatacacaaaattttTCCTTGACACTTCAAAGGAAGCGGGTTTATTTCAGTGGTTTTTCAAATAAATGGAAACTGAGGAAACAGACAGGGCTACACGCACATCTGTGTCAGAAACCAAGCAGGGGCTTGTTTACTATAAACTTTTAAAACAGTTCcacttgtaattttttttttccttttttgtttctggGTAAAATGCGGAATCATGGAAATTAGTTTCACCGCTACAGCTTTAATTTCTCTTTACGAGAGCGACCATCTGCAGCAGATGATTCGGTGAAGTTTTTCCATGATTTCACACAACTCcagacaagaaaaagaaaaaaaaaaaaaaactttgccaAAGGTTGGTATCTTTGAGCAGGCACAAACACATTGATCGGCAGCTTTCTGCACAAACAGTTAAAGACACGGGACAGaagagaaaaagtggaaaacagtaaATAACAGCAGCCAGCTTGAGGAATATTACAGAAcatcatatttaaaaaacaaaaaaaaaaatacagtatgtTTACAAGTTTTATTCACATATGATTCAATAAATGATTCTGTCAAGACAATAAACACATCCAGTTTTACCCAAAATGTCAAACACTTTATGTCAGACAGGCTtggggagagaaagaaaatcttTTTCCCGGAAAGAAAATGATAAATTGATTGTTCAAGTTTGGTCACGGCAAtcgcttttctttttattttcttattaaacCGGGGATGGAGGTCATTTGGAAACAGCTGCACCTGCAGGCCACGGTGCACTATCAGATAACAGTTTGGATTAAAAGAGAAGGTCACAGATGGCAGCCGCGTGACCGTGTGCTGCAGAAAAGCTCATCTGTGTCTGTTCTGCCTCGCTCCTCAAACAATGTAATTATCGTTATTGGGCAGACGGAGACGTGAGAGGCTTGTGATCTCCTCTGCTTTTCCTTTCATTCACTTTGAATAAAACTTTAGATAGATAATcgtaatttttttaatatgagtTTTTAATATAGTGGCTTAGTATTTATAAAAAGTAACAATCGCTTTTCCCCAAATGTCAAAAGTGGCCTTTAATACAATCATAGCCCAGGAAAATTGCCTTTTATGAGAAGAAGTCAGTTAGCCATTAGTGGATATTACAGTGAGGGACTTTAATTTGTTAGCTCGTATAAAGAATATCAAATTTGGGGATATTTTTAAAGCGAGTAACTGGACTTTGACCCTGAAAAGTCAAACTTTAACTTGGCCTTGAAAATAAGATACTGGGCGCATGTTAATCACTGTGGCGGCATGACCGCAGTCTCCACACGCGGCGCTGATCCTGCTCAGCGGTTCCTTTTTTAAGGATTAAGCATGTTTCAGCACACTCGATAACAGCAGATTCACATTCATAGCAAACTGGTATATACTCCATAAATATTGTACAAACAGTCTTTGCGCTTTGAGTCAAATCTGATAACCTTAAAGGTCAACGTCAGCTGTGATAGCAGCGAAACAGGAATGTCTGAAAGAACACacggtaaaaaaatatatatagcgTACGCTCACTCCTGACCGGAAAGCATTTAACAGTATATACGCACAACGAAGTGGTTAGTACATATAGGTAATATTTGgttttggttaaaaaaatatcaattaAATTTTACAGTTGAAGAAAGTACTCTTGGTAAATGAATATTTTACACATTAGGCGATGATCTGTAGTGACCAccatgtatttatttagttatttaaagTGTGATTAACCCTGGATTACAGACATGGCTTCAAAGCAGACATTCGCTGATTATAAACTCATATATATCTTttatcttatatatatatatatatataaaaaagaaaacatcacttcTGAGTGATAAAGTGGTTTGGAAATGACTCAACTCCAGACCGAGAATTCCTGAAAGACTTTTGGAGCCTCCTTATCTCTAACATTGGAAATAACCAGTGAGATTATTTGGCTCACGTGATAGAAGCTTTAGCAAAGCAGCGAACAGTGATGTCAAAACACTATTTAACCACAGATACAAGCCATGCACAGACAGCATTAAGTTGCTGATATGGTAAGACTtggaaacacgcacacacacacacaccaaaaaaaaaaaaaaaaaagtacaggaaaTCACTTGTACTTGTCCCAGGCCAAGTGGGAGTCATCAGCTCAAACACGCTGACGTCCACGCCGGTATTCACCTGcaaagcagaaaattagagtTACTTAACGAGCACACAGCGAGGAGGAAGTATGTTTGCTTGTCAAGAGTCCTGTCTGACTTGGAAGTCAGGAATGTCAACCAAACAAGGCGTCCCTTTGAGGAAGTGACTGTGTGAACAATGGAAAGCATGGAAGGGTGAGACCTAAAGTCAACAGTGCATTAGAATTAAAGTAGTCTCCTTAAAGTAGTGTGTTTCTTTAGGATGACCAAAGCTGGCCAAACACAGTCAAGCTTTGTactttaaaagctttttttccagGATGGCTGGTAAATTTGCCGTTGTGCAAAATTTCACAGTCAAAACCAAAGTGCAATCTGCTTTGCATAAGCAAATCAGGGTTTCAGCATTTTATGGCTGTAATAGTAAAGATTAAGGCGCCTGAGGAAAACGTATCAGTGTTTTAAAATTTAACCTGCTTTAACCTTACGTTTGCTGTGTAAGAGCTAAACCTGTACAAAGAAACTTATGATCCATCTTCAAGGCCATCATTTTTAGTACTCATAGCACTTTGCTTCTCATGGTCAGCATCTCATCCACATCTACATGCCAGCCCATCTTCTCTGATACACGTAGAACATTCTCAGTGTCATGAGGCTCgcatgttttctttcttatctGCTTATGTGACCAGTAGAAATGGAggaaaaggagtttttcctctgATTCTGCTTGGAATATGATGAATGTAACATAATGAACTTGTCATTGCTTAAGTGAtccaaaagaaataaaaacaaaacaaaccaacctGTATTTGACATCGAAAAGGGTTGAGTCATCCTCATCATCGTTTTCTTCATTGAGAGGCGCCATCTCGACGCGCTCTGCAGGTGTAGTGATAATATCATACTTCCGCGTCTTCCTGATTCTTCTGCCAGATCTGCGAGAAAAGACAACCGACACACATGAGACGAGCAAGAGAATTAAAACTTCGCCTTTTGGATCGCAAAGCCTACAACCTGAAGTTGTAATCTTCTTTAAGTCCTGCCATATGGAGTTTGTTAAAGTGCTCAGACTGGCCCAAAAAGTGGGGCAACTATTATTTGAATGGTAGAAAATGGTGATAATTAAGCGCCAACCTCCCAAATAAGAAGTCCCAGTTTATTCAATgttacattgtttttatttacatcaacTTCTTAAATGCTagggacttaaaaaaaaaaaaaactcactgATTAATCAGAAATATGATCAACAGTCTAACTGCAAGGGAAAATACCAACTAGCAGAATCAAATCTGACCTGGATGAGCCCGAAAATAAACTGTGCAATCAGAGAAATGTAAACAGATAAACTAGATTCAAGGGTTACAGGCACATAAAACGACTACATAAGGCAGTATGAAGTTAAACTTATCAGTGCCTAGAAATCCCCGTAAGATGAAAATCAACAGGCCCAGACCCTTCTTCATCACATCACACGGGGACAAAACAACCACACGCTCCTCATCGATAAATTCACCAGGACACTACTGAGATGTGCCGATCCTGCTCTCACAACGTCTGCATGACTTTTACAGCTTCACAACCGTTGCAAtgattgatttgtttttttctgcgcCAACCTGCCTACCTGACCACTTTGATGACCAGGCACGTGATGAGAGCAGCTGTTAACACGCAGATGAAAATAACAATGTTTTTCAGGGTCGGAAGATACGTCATTAGAGATGAAATCCGGGATCCCACGGCAGCATCCGTGGCGTTGTTAGTCAGTGAATCTTGactgatgacggatgatgatgatgttgaatTTAAGTGCGTCGCAGATGAAGGAGTGAGCAGTAGTTCGCCGCTGACCCCCCAAAGAGCCGCTGCAATGAAAGTTAAGGCCAGGTTATGTGCCACCATTGtcctgaaataataaaaacGCAAGCGGGATACTGCCCGTAGTTGCTCCCGAAATAGATGAGAGGCAACAGCAGCTGTCACATTATAGAGAATCCGCTTATCGGTGTCAGATTTGGTTGTTTACACAATTAAGCCAGAGGGAGAGGTGCGCAAACATTTCTCTACAAGTCCAAGCTGTCCTCAAAGCTGCGCTTCCCCCGTCGTAACTTGCATTTGATCCCAAAACGTGTTCCCCTCGAGAGGAGCTACAGCGATCCCTTCCTGACTGTACGAGGACTTCGCGCAGAGATGGGGATTATCCGCCTCCGGAAGAGCTCTGCAGGCTGACCCACTGTTCCCGGTGCTGAAGAAGAGCATTATGTGGGCTTGTGCTGCGTTCAAGCTAATCGTGTAATTTCTACAACTTCGTGCGATTGGGGGAAAATTATGCTGGCAACTTTAGTTTGACCTGTTAGTAGCTTAgcttaattacaaaaaaaaaaaagtttagatAAGCAATATAGCCATAAATATGCTGCTTTCAAAGACAGGCCTATAATCCTGCAGAAATGCTGAAGCTCATAAAATACAAGAGACATATCACAGAAATGTGCAGGTCCAATTTCATGTATTCCTTTCAACAGGGCTCATATTTTGAATTATTAGAAGTTATTAGAAGTGTGTGGATGTCTGGATGAGACTTTCCTTAGCTGACAGAAACAACGCCTGGTGTGGGTTTATGTTGCTGTGCCCATCTACTTCACAGTTCAAGATACTGGGTACTGATATGGTTTCAGTCTTAATAGATAACagcttttaaatttatttaatttttagaaaattgtcatttttagtCACCAGCCTTTAAAGAGATTTTgaaggaaattaaaaaacatttttttctgtccagTCTAAAAGCTACTTTTCTTggtattttacagtgttttcatttatttatatgtgaTTTTAGAACAACATATGAATTTCTGTTCATGTGTACACGTTTATGGCTCCATGAAATGTGGTTTTCATTGTTATCAGACCACCTGTACACAAACAGTTAAATAGGGTGGGGTCAACATTTATGTCCAAGtttaagcaaaaacacataCCATAATTTCCTCACAGTGAAATTGTCCTGATAGCTGTAATCAAAATTCAACATTATGTAAGTAGTATAAAAATTAGTCTAAGAATAAACGCAATCTCAACTTGTCTGCAGGTATGTAGTCAACGTAAAGTCCTGGACACTTTTACTTTATCATTACTCTCTGACAAAGTTCATAGGTTGAAGAGTATCCTGACGTCTGCTTGAAGTTCATAGGTTCAACCTATGAACCTATGAACTTCAAGCACATTTAAAGGTCGATTAGTAGTTCCCAAATTTCCGACTGTATTGAAGGCAGCCCTTTTCCCTCCTAACGGTGGGCCGTAGCATACGCAATTTTACAAGGGCAGCAGACACCGGGGTCATGACCGCAGATTCCTGGGAATCTTGACCAGAAAATACCTAGAAGTCAGTGGGTCAGTGATAACCACTGACAACCACATCAGTAAGGATTAAAAAACTAAATCAGTGTCTTTGGGTCTGTCttaaaatgcatgaaaataatgatattttttttttttttttaaattacgaCTTTAACCAGaattattgttaaaaaaaacaacaacaacaacaacaacaatgaagaAGGGATATTCACAAGTTATTTTTTACAAGGGTTGCCTGTAACTGAGAGTAGAGGGAGCAACTTAAAACTACAGTAGATGTAAACATCAGACCACAGACAAACTGTGGGGACTCCCtgtgtatgaaaacaaagacaaaagctgGTCTGATTGTGTATGacgtttgtgtttgtgtgtgtggtgtgtttaattatttctgtatttttgtaaaTTTCCCTTACTAGATCTCTTTAATCTGAACAAGGTCCACCAGATGGCAGCACCAAATAATAATAGAGCAAGCATTTTtctcctcagatgaggtttcaACATGCAGCAAACACTGTGTGTTTAGCGAAAACCTCCAGAATCAGAGGCATTTTTAAGCAAACAATCCATTTAGTGGTTGActcttttttcatatttgaaGAGGTATTTTATGACGTATGATCTAACACAGATGTGTACGTAAATTACAATAATGTCAGAGGAGCTTAAGTGAAGCACAAATaccagacagacacacaaaacaaccatTATAAACTGTCCAAAGGCTGGATGTATATTACGTATAATCATTTTTGGTCAGATGTATTTGCTTATTGTGGTTTTCCCCATGTGGGGCAACAGTTTGTTTCAAAAGGGAGGATACAAATCTTTAGCTGAcgaggatattgtcacatcctGAGAACAGGGCTTGAACTTTGCACAGAAAAACAGCTCAGGTTATGAGGCGATCATGTCATGCATTTCCTTAACCTAGATTGAAACACATCTATACTCTATAGGATCTATATTACCTGTGCTATGAAATATGCTCATTATAATCCATGGTGTTTATTTTGAATCTTATTTCTCTTTACCTTCAAAGATGGTTTAAGCATTAATTTCCTTGTTTGACTGTCACATTTTGTGTGTATTCACATCTTTTGAAGTGAAAAATCAAACCTAAGAACCTGTTCTTATGTCAACTTAAAGCCTATTTGCACTATAGATAGCAGCCTCTGTGTAAATACACACCGTTGTTGGGTCAGTCTTTGCTAGAACCGACAACATCCACACCTTTCTACAACAGTGCTACATTTACAGGTTTCAATTCTGAGAACATGTGTTTCAAGATAAATGTTAACACTTTACTTTTTTCATCTCTAAAGCTACCATTATAAGCGTAATTTCCCCAAAACTACAATTTCTTAAAGAATTGTTAAGAAAGGATGAAGAAAAGAAGTTGCAAGGcatacacataaaaaacaccACAAATAACAGTATAAAAAAGGTAGGTCGGACACTCTATATATCATTTATCCATACATTTACTCACATATATAAGCGGTAGTCCTTCATATGCTAACACATGTGTTTAAAGTATTCTAATCACACTATTTTCCATAGAAATGCGATTCTAGTGATTAATTTATAATTTCCTACCATTTTCCTACCAAACTATGCACAAATACATCCTCCATTATCTTTATTTTACGGGTCATTTTGTCAATAAAATGTATCATACTTTTCCCTATTTACATTAAGGGGAGTGAGTTTTCTACTTGTTTACTGGCTCTATACTTTAGTGTTGTTCATACATTTGCCCAGTAA from the Oreochromis niloticus isolate F11D_XX linkage group LG7, O_niloticus_UMD_NMBU, whole genome shotgun sequence genome contains:
- the fam174b gene encoding membrane protein FAM174B; this translates as MVAHNLALTFIAAALWGVSGELLLTPSSATHLNSTSSSSVISQDSLTNNATDAAVGSRISSLMTYLPTLKNIVIFICVLTAALITCLVIKVVRSGRRIRKTRKYDIITTPAERVEMAPLNEENDDEDDSTLFDVKYR